In Drosophila simulans strain w501 chromosome 3R, Prin_Dsim_3.1, whole genome shotgun sequence, a single window of DNA contains:
- the LOC6730048 gene encoding tyrosine-protein phosphatase 99A isoform X7, translating into MPIQLQPNCEKLQPLLRQSHNDYNLAVLVGIIFSCFGIILIIMAFFLWSRKCFHAAYYYLDDPPHHPNAPQVDWEVPVKIGDEIRAAVPVNEFAKHVASLHADGDIGFSREYEAIQNECISDDLPCEHSQHPENKRKNRYLNITAYDHSRVHLHPTPGQKKNLDYINANFIDGYQKGHAFIGTQGPLPDTFDCFWRMIWEQRVAIIVMITNLVERGRRKCDMYWPKDGVETYGVIQVKLIEEEVMSTYTVRTLQIKHLKLKKKKQCNTEKLVYQYHYTNWPDHGTPDHPLPVLNFVKKSSAANPAEAGPIVVHCSAGVGRTGTYIVLDAMLKQIQQKNIVNVFGFLRHIRAQRNFLVQTEEQYIFLHDALVEAIASGETNLMAEQVEELKNCTPYLEQQYKNIIQFQPKDIHIASAMKQVNSIKNRGAIFPIEGSRVHLTPKPGEDGSDYINASWLHGFRRLRDFIVTQHPMAHTIKDFWQMVWDHNAQTVVLLSSLDDINFAQFWPDEATPIESDHYRVKFLNKTNKSDYVSRDFVIQSIQDDYELTVKMLHCPSWPEMSNPNSIYDFIVDVHERCNDYRNGPIVIVDRYGGAQACTFCAISSLAIEMEYCSTANVYQYAKLYHNKRPGVWTSSEDIRVIYNILSFLPGNLNLLKRTALRTEFEDVTTATPDLYSKICSNGNVPQHVILQQQQLHMLQLQQQHLETQQQQQQQQQQQTALNETVSTPSTDTNPSLLPILSLLPPTVAPLSSSSSITPPPPSTPIPQPPQTIQLPSHSPSDLSHQISSTVANAASPVTPATASASAGATPTTPMTTTVPPTIPTIPSLASQNSLTLTNANFHTVTNNAADLMEHQQQQMLALMQQQTQLQQQYNAHQQHHNNVGDLLMNNADNSPTASPTITNNNHITNNNVTSAAATDAQNLDIVG; encoded by the exons CAGAAAGTGCTTCCATGCGGCCTACTACTATCTGGACGACCCGCCACACCATCCGAATGCCCCGCAAGTGGACTGGGAAGTGCCCGTGAAGATCGGGGACGAGATCCGAGCGGCTGTGCCCGTCAACGAGTTCGCCAAGCATGTGGCTTCCCTGCACGCAGACGGGGACATTGGCTTCAGCCGGGAGTACGAGGCCATCCAGAACGAGTGCATCAGCGATGATCTGCCATGTGAGCACTCGCAGCATCCGGAGAACAAACGCAAGAATCGCTATCTCAACATCACAGCCT ATGACCACAGTCGGGTGCACCTGCATCCCACACCGGGACAGAAGAAGAACCTGGACTACATCAATGCCAACTTCATCGATGGCTACCAGAAGGGACATGCCTTCATCGGCACCCAGGGTCCCTTGCCCGACACCTTCGACTGCTTCTGGCGCATGATCTGGGAGCAGAGGGTGGCCATCATCGTGATGATCACCAATCTCGTGGAGCGCGGGCGGCGCAAGTGCGACATGTACTGGCCGAAGGATGGGGTGGAGACCTACGGCGTGATCCAGGTCAAGCTCATCGAGGAGGAGGTCATGTCCACGTACACTGTGCGCACCCTGCAGATCAAGCACTTGAAG ctcaagaagaagaagcagtgCAATACCGAGAAGCTGGTCTATCAATACCACTACACCAACTGGCCCGACCACGGAACACCCGATCATCCCCTACCCGTGCTCAACTTCGTCAAGAAATCCTCGGCCGCCAATCCCGCAGAGGCTGGTCCCATAGTCGTGCACTGCAG CGCTGGCGTCGGTCGCACTGGCACATACATCGTCCTGGACGCCATGCTCAAGCAGATCCAGCAGAAGAACATCGTCAACGTCTTTGGCTTCCTGCGCCACATTCGTGCTCAGAGGAACTTCCTGGTGCAGACCGAGGAGCAGTACATATTCCTGCACGACGCTCTGGTGGAGGCCATCGCCTCGGGGGAGACCAATCTGATGGCCGAGCAGGTGGAGGAGCTGAAGAACTGCACTCCCTACCTGGAGCAGCAGTACAAGAACATCATCCAGTTCCAGCCGAAGGACATACACATTGCATCCGCCATGAAGCAGGTGAACTCGATCAAGAACCGCGGCGCCATCTTCCCCATCGAGGGCAGTCGGGTGCACTTGACGCCCAAGCCGGGCGAGGATGGCAGCGATTACATCAACGCCTCCTGGCTGCACGGCTTCCGGCGACTGCGGGACTTCATAGTCACCCAGCATCCCATGGCGCACACGATAAAGGACTTCTGGCAGATGGTCTGGGACCACAATGCGCAGACCGTCGTGCTGCTCTCATCGTTGGATGATATA AActttgcacagttttggcCAGATGAGGCCACGCCCATCGAGAGCGACCACTATCGCGTCAAGTTTCTTAACAAGACCAACAAGAGCGACTATGTGAGCCGCGACTTTGTCATCCAGTCGATACAGGACGACTACGAGCTGACGGTCAAGATGCTGCACTGTCCCAGTTGGCCAGAGATGTCCAATCCCAACAGCATCTACGACTTCATAGTCGATGTGCACGAGCGCTGCAACGACTATCGCAATGGCCCCATCGTCATTGTGGATAG ATATGGTGGCGCCCAGGCGTGCACCTTCTGCGCCATCTCCTCGCTGGCCATCGAGATGGAGTACTGCAGCACGGCGAATGTGTACCAGTACGCGAAGCTGTACCACAACAAGCGACCCGGGGTGTGGACATCCAGCGAGGACATCCGCGTCATCTACAACATACTTTCATTTTTGCCTGGCAATTTGAACCTGCTGAAGCGCACGGCGCTTCGGACTGAATTCGAGGATGTGACAACGGCCACGCCGGATCTCTATAGCAAAATATGCAGCAATGGTAATGTTCCACAGCATGTCatactgcagcagcagcagctgcacatgctgcagttgcagcagcaacacctagaaacacagcagcagcaacagcagcagcagcaacaacagacaGCACTCAATGAGACAGTCAGCACACCAAGCACCGATACTAATCCAAGCCTCTTGCCCATTCTGTCATTGCTACCGCCCACAGTCGCTCCTCTGTCCTCCAGTTCATCCAtcacaccaccaccaccaagtACTCCAATACCACAACCCCCACAAACCATCCAACTGCCATCGCATTCGCCATCAGACCTGTCCCACCAGATCTCATCCACAGTCGCCAATGCAGCATCACCGGTCACGCCAGCaactgcaagtgcaagtgcaggTGCCACACCGACGACTCCAATGACAACAACAGTCCCACCCACAATACCTACAATACCATCACTCGCATCCCAGAACAGTCTAACCCTTACTAATGCCAATTTCCATACTGTTACTAATAACGCTGCTGATCTGATggaacaccaacaacaacaaatgctggCCCTGATGCAACAACAAacgcaactgcaacaacaatacaACGCGCACCAACAACATCACAACAACGTCGGTGACTTGCTGATGAACAATGCGGACAACTCACCAACCGCCTCACCAACGATCACCAACAACAATCATATAACCAACAACAACGTCACAAGCGCAGCAGCGACAGATGCTCAAAACCTAGATATTGTAGGCTAA
- the LOC6730048 gene encoding tyrosine-protein phosphatase 99A isoform X8, which yields MSSGGGEKRCSSPMLHATSEVGGATAATPRLLRRKSQRGNWFTRKCFHAAYYYLDDPPHHPNAPQVDWEVPVKIGDEIRAAVPVNEFAKHVASLHADGDIGFSREYEAIQNECISDDLPCEHSQHPENKRKNRYLNITAYDHSRVHLHPTPGQKKNLDYINANFIDGYQKGHAFIGTQGPLPDTFDCFWRMIWEQRVAIIVMITNLVERGRRKCDMYWPKDGVETYGVIQVKLIEEEVMSTYTVRTLQIKHLKLKKKKQCNTEKLVYQYHYTNWPDHGTPDHPLPVLNFVKKSSAANPAEAGPIVVHCSAGVGRTGTYIVLDAMLKQIQQKNIVNVFGFLRHIRAQRNFLVQTEEQYIFLHDALVEAIASGETNLMAEQVEELKNCTPYLEQQYKNIIQFQPKDIHIASAMKQVNSIKNRGAIFPIEGSRVHLTPKPGEDGSDYINASWLHGFRRLRDFIVTQHPMAHTIKDFWQMVWDHNAQTVVLLSSLDDINFAQFWPDEATPIESDHYRVKFLNKTNKSDYVSRDFVIQSIQDDYELTVKMLHCPSWPEMSNPNSIYDFIVDVHERCNDYRNGPIVIVDRYGGAQACTFCAISSLAIEMEYCSTANVYQYAKLYHNKRPGVWTSSEDIRVIYNILSFLPGNLNLLKRTALRTEFEDVTTATPDLYSKICSNGNVPQHVILQQQQLHMLQLQQQHLETQQQQQQQQQQQTALNETVSTPSTDTNPSLLPILSLLPPTVAPLSSSSSITPPPPSTPIPQPPQTIQLPSHSPSDLSHQISSTVANAASPVTPATASASAGATPTTPMTTTVPPTIPTIPSLASQNSLTLTNANFHTVTNNAADLMEHQQQQMLALMQQQTQLQQQYNAHQQHHNNVGDLLMNNADNSPTASPTITNNNHITNNNVTSAAATDAQNLDIVG from the exons CAGAAAGTGCTTCCATGCGGCCTACTACTATCTGGACGACCCGCCACACCATCCGAATGCCCCGCAAGTGGACTGGGAAGTGCCCGTGAAGATCGGGGACGAGATCCGAGCGGCTGTGCCCGTCAACGAGTTCGCCAAGCATGTGGCTTCCCTGCACGCAGACGGGGACATTGGCTTCAGCCGGGAGTACGAGGCCATCCAGAACGAGTGCATCAGCGATGATCTGCCATGTGAGCACTCGCAGCATCCGGAGAACAAACGCAAGAATCGCTATCTCAACATCACAGCCT ATGACCACAGTCGGGTGCACCTGCATCCCACACCGGGACAGAAGAAGAACCTGGACTACATCAATGCCAACTTCATCGATGGCTACCAGAAGGGACATGCCTTCATCGGCACCCAGGGTCCCTTGCCCGACACCTTCGACTGCTTCTGGCGCATGATCTGGGAGCAGAGGGTGGCCATCATCGTGATGATCACCAATCTCGTGGAGCGCGGGCGGCGCAAGTGCGACATGTACTGGCCGAAGGATGGGGTGGAGACCTACGGCGTGATCCAGGTCAAGCTCATCGAGGAGGAGGTCATGTCCACGTACACTGTGCGCACCCTGCAGATCAAGCACTTGAAG ctcaagaagaagaagcagtgCAATACCGAGAAGCTGGTCTATCAATACCACTACACCAACTGGCCCGACCACGGAACACCCGATCATCCCCTACCCGTGCTCAACTTCGTCAAGAAATCCTCGGCCGCCAATCCCGCAGAGGCTGGTCCCATAGTCGTGCACTGCAG CGCTGGCGTCGGTCGCACTGGCACATACATCGTCCTGGACGCCATGCTCAAGCAGATCCAGCAGAAGAACATCGTCAACGTCTTTGGCTTCCTGCGCCACATTCGTGCTCAGAGGAACTTCCTGGTGCAGACCGAGGAGCAGTACATATTCCTGCACGACGCTCTGGTGGAGGCCATCGCCTCGGGGGAGACCAATCTGATGGCCGAGCAGGTGGAGGAGCTGAAGAACTGCACTCCCTACCTGGAGCAGCAGTACAAGAACATCATCCAGTTCCAGCCGAAGGACATACACATTGCATCCGCCATGAAGCAGGTGAACTCGATCAAGAACCGCGGCGCCATCTTCCCCATCGAGGGCAGTCGGGTGCACTTGACGCCCAAGCCGGGCGAGGATGGCAGCGATTACATCAACGCCTCCTGGCTGCACGGCTTCCGGCGACTGCGGGACTTCATAGTCACCCAGCATCCCATGGCGCACACGATAAAGGACTTCTGGCAGATGGTCTGGGACCACAATGCGCAGACCGTCGTGCTGCTCTCATCGTTGGATGATATA AActttgcacagttttggcCAGATGAGGCCACGCCCATCGAGAGCGACCACTATCGCGTCAAGTTTCTTAACAAGACCAACAAGAGCGACTATGTGAGCCGCGACTTTGTCATCCAGTCGATACAGGACGACTACGAGCTGACGGTCAAGATGCTGCACTGTCCCAGTTGGCCAGAGATGTCCAATCCCAACAGCATCTACGACTTCATAGTCGATGTGCACGAGCGCTGCAACGACTATCGCAATGGCCCCATCGTCATTGTGGATAG ATATGGTGGCGCCCAGGCGTGCACCTTCTGCGCCATCTCCTCGCTGGCCATCGAGATGGAGTACTGCAGCACGGCGAATGTGTACCAGTACGCGAAGCTGTACCACAACAAGCGACCCGGGGTGTGGACATCCAGCGAGGACATCCGCGTCATCTACAACATACTTTCATTTTTGCCTGGCAATTTGAACCTGCTGAAGCGCACGGCGCTTCGGACTGAATTCGAGGATGTGACAACGGCCACGCCGGATCTCTATAGCAAAATATGCAGCAATGGTAATGTTCCACAGCATGTCatactgcagcagcagcagctgcacatgctgcagttgcagcagcaacacctagaaacacagcagcagcaacagcagcagcagcaacaacagacaGCACTCAATGAGACAGTCAGCACACCAAGCACCGATACTAATCCAAGCCTCTTGCCCATTCTGTCATTGCTACCGCCCACAGTCGCTCCTCTGTCCTCCAGTTCATCCAtcacaccaccaccaccaagtACTCCAATACCACAACCCCCACAAACCATCCAACTGCCATCGCATTCGCCATCAGACCTGTCCCACCAGATCTCATCCACAGTCGCCAATGCAGCATCACCGGTCACGCCAGCaactgcaagtgcaagtgcaggTGCCACACCGACGACTCCAATGACAACAACAGTCCCACCCACAATACCTACAATACCATCACTCGCATCCCAGAACAGTCTAACCCTTACTAATGCCAATTTCCATACTGTTACTAATAACGCTGCTGATCTGATggaacaccaacaacaacaaatgctggCCCTGATGCAACAACAAacgcaactgcaacaacaatacaACGCGCACCAACAACATCACAACAACGTCGGTGACTTGCTGATGAACAATGCGGACAACTCACCAACCGCCTCACCAACGATCACCAACAACAATCATATAACCAACAACAACGTCACAAGCGCAGCAGCGACAGATGCTCAAAACCTAGATATTGTAGGCTAA
- the LOC6730048 gene encoding tyrosine-protein phosphatase 99A isoform X9, with protein MSSGGGEKRCSSPMLHATSEVGGATAATPRLLRRKSQRGNWFTKCFHAAYYYLDDPPHHPNAPQVDWEVPVKIGDEIRAAVPVNEFAKHVASLHADGDIGFSREYEAIQNECISDDLPCEHSQHPENKRKNRYLNITAYDHSRVHLHPTPGQKKNLDYINANFIDGYQKGHAFIGTQGPLPDTFDCFWRMIWEQRVAIIVMITNLVERGRRKCDMYWPKDGVETYGVIQVKLIEEEVMSTYTVRTLQIKHLKLKKKKQCNTEKLVYQYHYTNWPDHGTPDHPLPVLNFVKKSSAANPAEAGPIVVHCSAGVGRTGTYIVLDAMLKQIQQKNIVNVFGFLRHIRAQRNFLVQTEEQYIFLHDALVEAIASGETNLMAEQVEELKNCTPYLEQQYKNIIQFQPKDIHIASAMKQVNSIKNRGAIFPIEGSRVHLTPKPGEDGSDYINASWLHGFRRLRDFIVTQHPMAHTIKDFWQMVWDHNAQTVVLLSSLDDINFAQFWPDEATPIESDHYRVKFLNKTNKSDYVSRDFVIQSIQDDYELTVKMLHCPSWPEMSNPNSIYDFIVDVHERCNDYRNGPIVIVDRYGGAQACTFCAISSLAIEMEYCSTANVYQYAKLYHNKRPGVWTSSEDIRVIYNILSFLPGNLNLLKRTALRTEFEDVTTATPDLYSKICSNGNVPQHVILQQQQLHMLQLQQQHLETQQQQQQQQQQQTALNETVSTPSTDTNPSLLPILSLLPPTVAPLSSSSSITPPPPSTPIPQPPQTIQLPSHSPSDLSHQISSTVANAASPVTPATASASAGATPTTPMTTTVPPTIPTIPSLASQNSLTLTNANFHTVTNNAADLMEHQQQQMLALMQQQTQLQQQYNAHQQHHNNVGDLLMNNADNSPTASPTITNNNHITNNNVTSAAATDAQNLDIVG; from the exons AAAGTGCTTCCATGCGGCCTACTACTATCTGGACGACCCGCCACACCATCCGAATGCCCCGCAAGTGGACTGGGAAGTGCCCGTGAAGATCGGGGACGAGATCCGAGCGGCTGTGCCCGTCAACGAGTTCGCCAAGCATGTGGCTTCCCTGCACGCAGACGGGGACATTGGCTTCAGCCGGGAGTACGAGGCCATCCAGAACGAGTGCATCAGCGATGATCTGCCATGTGAGCACTCGCAGCATCCGGAGAACAAACGCAAGAATCGCTATCTCAACATCACAGCCT ATGACCACAGTCGGGTGCACCTGCATCCCACACCGGGACAGAAGAAGAACCTGGACTACATCAATGCCAACTTCATCGATGGCTACCAGAAGGGACATGCCTTCATCGGCACCCAGGGTCCCTTGCCCGACACCTTCGACTGCTTCTGGCGCATGATCTGGGAGCAGAGGGTGGCCATCATCGTGATGATCACCAATCTCGTGGAGCGCGGGCGGCGCAAGTGCGACATGTACTGGCCGAAGGATGGGGTGGAGACCTACGGCGTGATCCAGGTCAAGCTCATCGAGGAGGAGGTCATGTCCACGTACACTGTGCGCACCCTGCAGATCAAGCACTTGAAG ctcaagaagaagaagcagtgCAATACCGAGAAGCTGGTCTATCAATACCACTACACCAACTGGCCCGACCACGGAACACCCGATCATCCCCTACCCGTGCTCAACTTCGTCAAGAAATCCTCGGCCGCCAATCCCGCAGAGGCTGGTCCCATAGTCGTGCACTGCAG CGCTGGCGTCGGTCGCACTGGCACATACATCGTCCTGGACGCCATGCTCAAGCAGATCCAGCAGAAGAACATCGTCAACGTCTTTGGCTTCCTGCGCCACATTCGTGCTCAGAGGAACTTCCTGGTGCAGACCGAGGAGCAGTACATATTCCTGCACGACGCTCTGGTGGAGGCCATCGCCTCGGGGGAGACCAATCTGATGGCCGAGCAGGTGGAGGAGCTGAAGAACTGCACTCCCTACCTGGAGCAGCAGTACAAGAACATCATCCAGTTCCAGCCGAAGGACATACACATTGCATCCGCCATGAAGCAGGTGAACTCGATCAAGAACCGCGGCGCCATCTTCCCCATCGAGGGCAGTCGGGTGCACTTGACGCCCAAGCCGGGCGAGGATGGCAGCGATTACATCAACGCCTCCTGGCTGCACGGCTTCCGGCGACTGCGGGACTTCATAGTCACCCAGCATCCCATGGCGCACACGATAAAGGACTTCTGGCAGATGGTCTGGGACCACAATGCGCAGACCGTCGTGCTGCTCTCATCGTTGGATGATATA AActttgcacagttttggcCAGATGAGGCCACGCCCATCGAGAGCGACCACTATCGCGTCAAGTTTCTTAACAAGACCAACAAGAGCGACTATGTGAGCCGCGACTTTGTCATCCAGTCGATACAGGACGACTACGAGCTGACGGTCAAGATGCTGCACTGTCCCAGTTGGCCAGAGATGTCCAATCCCAACAGCATCTACGACTTCATAGTCGATGTGCACGAGCGCTGCAACGACTATCGCAATGGCCCCATCGTCATTGTGGATAG ATATGGTGGCGCCCAGGCGTGCACCTTCTGCGCCATCTCCTCGCTGGCCATCGAGATGGAGTACTGCAGCACGGCGAATGTGTACCAGTACGCGAAGCTGTACCACAACAAGCGACCCGGGGTGTGGACATCCAGCGAGGACATCCGCGTCATCTACAACATACTTTCATTTTTGCCTGGCAATTTGAACCTGCTGAAGCGCACGGCGCTTCGGACTGAATTCGAGGATGTGACAACGGCCACGCCGGATCTCTATAGCAAAATATGCAGCAATGGTAATGTTCCACAGCATGTCatactgcagcagcagcagctgcacatgctgcagttgcagcagcaacacctagaaacacagcagcagcaacagcagcagcagcaacaacagacaGCACTCAATGAGACAGTCAGCACACCAAGCACCGATACTAATCCAAGCCTCTTGCCCATTCTGTCATTGCTACCGCCCACAGTCGCTCCTCTGTCCTCCAGTTCATCCAtcacaccaccaccaccaagtACTCCAATACCACAACCCCCACAAACCATCCAACTGCCATCGCATTCGCCATCAGACCTGTCCCACCAGATCTCATCCACAGTCGCCAATGCAGCATCACCGGTCACGCCAGCaactgcaagtgcaagtgcaggTGCCACACCGACGACTCCAATGACAACAACAGTCCCACCCACAATACCTACAATACCATCACTCGCATCCCAGAACAGTCTAACCCTTACTAATGCCAATTTCCATACTGTTACTAATAACGCTGCTGATCTGATggaacaccaacaacaacaaatgctggCCCTGATGCAACAACAAacgcaactgcaacaacaatacaACGCGCACCAACAACATCACAACAACGTCGGTGACTTGCTGATGAACAATGCGGACAACTCACCAACCGCCTCACCAACGATCACCAACAACAATCATATAACCAACAACAACGTCACAAGCGCAGCAGCGACAGATGCTCAAAACCTAGATATTGTAGGCTAA